The Argentina anserina chromosome 5, drPotAnse1.1, whole genome shotgun sequence genome includes the window TCAGTAAAATCCAGGTTTGCATACTACTACTGGGTGGTGGGTACTGTCTGATTTCCCCCAATAATATCAGAAAATGgcttgatatttatttatagaaATGGCTGAGAGAATCTAGAGGCCTCATAAGACAGTGCCCACTTGCTCTCAAAAGCtccaaaaacaaacacaaaacaatgGGTAAGGACAACTCTCAtgtctctctttctcatgTGTATTTCATTTCTGGATTTCTGGgtactctttctctctctaaataTTCCTTGACCAAAATGGCTCATTTGGATCCCAAAGCTTCCATCTTTTATTATATTTGCTTCCCAAAATGCTGGCTTTGAGTTTGATGCTTGAGCTGTGTTGGTTTTACTGTGTTgttctgattttctgattcatGGGTTTTGGTTATCTGGgttgttctttgtttttggATGCAGAGCAAAGCTAGCTTGTATGAGTTGTGGGATATAGGGAATGAGTGAATGATCAAGCTTACTGggttttggaggaggaggagtcaTGTATCAGAATTCAGGTAACgtgttttgaacttttgatttATTTTGGCGGTTGAAAGCTGGTGTCTTTGATGGGTTTGGTTTTAGAAGAAAAGTAGCgtactctttttcttctttatctGCTCTCACTTTTCCTTCTCTATTTGGTTTGTGAATGAACATTTATGAATGTGCGGTTTTCAGTTTTTGATGGTTTCATTGTTGGGTCTGTGAAGCTTTGTTTGTTCTTAGTATGGAATTTTATGACCACATTTTTCTAGATGTGATTTATGTTCTTCTTCAGTGTTCTCACTTCCTTGTTTGGGTTTTGGTCTGATGAtgctgattttttattttttatatttgttcttGTGTTCTGAGTCTGGATTCTGGATTCCCcttgaatttttatcatatGTTGTTTATTGTGGCCTTGACACCATCCTTGCACTTTTTGAGGGTAAAGCAAAGGGATTCTTCATGGGGGGATGTACTATGCTCAAAATGAAGACCATGTTGTCAGAATCATGTTTTGTTTGATCTTGAGGAACTACATATTTAGGCCACTAATTTGTGAAAAATGAGTAGATTAGCAGTCTGGCTTGATCTCGATATTGGTTGATGCTTTCGGCAATTtggattttctttttcagCACTACTGGAGGATGTTTGTGGCTTTTGGTTTACTCTCAAATTTGCGTGCTAGATATATTGGAACTGTTAATGAACAATCAATAGTAGGAGATAAGCCTTGGCCATTCAGTATCTGCACCAGAAAGCTTGTAGCATTGAGAGTGCATCTTACAAGTGGATTCTATCTGCTCACCGGCATGATGTTAGGAGATGTTTCTATTGGCCGTCAAACATAGTGAAATAGTTGCTTGATATTTCCATACAATATGAAAACGTTCCGACGTTTGTGgatgttgcatatgttttttttttgtggaacTGTGATTCAATGTTGTTGAATTGTTAAGTAAACTTGTGTTTTAATACATGCAGGCTTGATGGAATTGGAAGCTCATATTCCAAGCAACAGCTTTACCCCAGTACATATTCCCAAAATGAATCATAATTCAAGTGGTAATGGCAGTGGGAGGAAACATAATATAACTTCTTACAAGGAGGTGTTCAAGCAGACAATGCTCAATCAAGAAATGATATTTAAAGAGCAGGTATTACTATTGTGACTGTTCATAGAAAGAATATACTGCATTTTTAGTTTCATTCAGATATTAATTGGAGTTACTGCGAATATTGAGTCATGATCTATAGATAATTTTGTCATTCCCTAAAAGCATCGCTCACATGAACCTACACTTGAGTGTtctgttttctgttttgggcTTAGTTTCAGTTCtcttagattttttttaaaatttatttttatatcttGTAACATCCAGATTCTGGACCTCCATCGGCTATATGGAAGACAAAGAGAACTAATGGACGGTATGACAAGAAATGAGTTGGATAAACATAATCTGGGCACCAAGGCTTTAAGGCAGACTACTTTGTCTCAAACCTCTGCTGTCTATGCTCAAAAGACATTGGACATCCCTGCATGCAGTCAAGTATCTATTATAGGAGCTGAAAATACACCTTCATGTTTTGTTCAAAAGAGGAACATACAGGCATGCTCGTATCCTGTTCAAAGTGAAGGTCATTCAGGAGACCGAGGATTTCTGAAATCCAAATGCAAGAGATCTCAGAAGAACTCGGACCTTCAACTTCCAGCTGATATTATATACATTGATAGTGAAGAAGAGGAATTGATAGAAGATGGAAAGGTTTCTGAAGCAGCTGAGGTATCAAGTTATCCTTCTAAGAAAATTCCCAAGGTTGTGTGCAATGGTGATGCAACTAGAGGATCCAACTCTGTTTCCAATTATGCCTCAAGTGCCGCATCATTAGACAAAGGTTTACTTGACTTAAATTATGTGTATAAGCCAGAGAAAGAAGCAGCTCCTGCATCCGATAGTTTTGAAGGGCCCACTGCTATCAAAAAGTACTCAAGAATTCTACTGCAAGGCACAGAAAACAAACAGGAGTGTTTGTCGTCGTATAATTACAATGCTGGTGAGCATTTCAAGTTTCCTCATTTTAATATAAGAGTGGCatttataataaataatatgCCTCAGAGTCAGTTTGTATGTCATGTCACTTATAATCTGTATGCATAGCTTTAATAACTTGTAGTCTTATCGGTAAGCACTCATCTTTTCAGGGAAATTTCAAAGCAGCTTCTATTCTTTGCCTCGAGGATTTTATGCTGATAACTCGTCCTCGTCATCTAACTCATTAATAAAGAAGCTCAAGCAACAGGAACCGTCATCCTTTCTTCACAATTACCAAAATTCGTTGAGTGCAATGATTGGTGTTCAGGACTTCGAAAAAAATTCTGGTTCTAACGGTGATCATCAATCTGCACCAAGTGGAGCTTTGATGTGCACATCATCAGCTCAGCATATTCCTCATGACTACGTGGATAATTCTGAGTCCTCATGCCTTGCTGGTTTAAGAAAACCCATACATGGCTTTGCATGCCCCCCAATTGTAATTCAAGCACTCCCATGTCCTGACACCTCTGTACCACTCAGTAATAACTGTAAATCATCAACAGTTAGGCCTGCAGTTGAGGAAGAAAGGTTATTATTAAAGAAGCATCTGAGTTCTAGTACAAAACAAGACGGCACGGTCTCTAACAGTTGCTTTAGCAATGGCTTTGATTTCGACATCAACAAACCAGGGGCTCAGCCACCATCCATCAGTTCTGATAATCTGATCAGAGTTAATGACAGTTTAGTGCCTGAACTTCATGGAATGACCAGATACGCGCAGGATTCTGCAAATGTTGATGCTCAAAAGGATATAGACTTGAATTTCATGCCTCCTAGCTGTTCTTTGGATGTGGTTTCGCAGAGTTTTCAAACAATTGGAACAGAAAAGCTTGAAAGTTACAGACCACATCTTTATTATGGGAAAACTGATAATGGATGTGAAGATTCTTATCAGGCAGAGGTAAATGACTTATTGAGTGAACGGATACAAGGATCTCCTACTTGTGAGACACCTAACATTTCTGGTGATCACTATTATCATGTCTCGAGCTCCAATTGCCATCAGAACTCAGTTCGAGATGTCAAGAACAAAGGAGCTGTGCTACTTGATTTAAATGTGCCTTATGACTCAGTGCACATCAAAGAAGTAGAACTAACTGCTGGTGAACATGTAGAAAAGAGTAAATTTAAGAAAGATGGAGGCTTTGGAGTTCACATTGACCTGAACTCATCCATAATTGATGTTGGTTTTGGAGTTCACTTTGATCTGAACGCATCGATAAATGAAGATGAGTTTTCAGCAATATCATCTCCTTCGACAGAGAGTCTTTTGGAGGTACCTGCTAGTCCAGAAAACAAGGAGCGCTCGCCACCAAGAGGCATCTCATCTGATGGAAATCAAGTTGACACACCTGATCCAATGTCAGGACAGGAAGCTCCAGAAATCAAGGAGTCTTCTCCACCTTCAGTTGTAGATGATGAACATCAAATTGAGACATCTCTTCCATCAGGACTAGATGATCTGGAGCACAAAGATTGTTCTCAGCCTATGGACTctaatgaaactcaaattgagACGCCTTTGTCATTGTCAGAACAGGAAGATCTGGAAACCAAAGACTATACTCAGCCACTGGACTCTACTGAAAAACAAACTGTGACACCTGTTCTATTTTCAGGACAGGAAGTGCATACGGAAGAGGAACTGTTCAGGACTGCTGCAGAATGTTTGGTTTCCATTTCATCATTTGTGTGTTATACTTGTTCAGAAAGAACCACATGCAGGCTAACTGAAACTTCATCTAATTCCTTAAAGTGGTTTGCTGGTTTAGCGTCTTCAGTTTTAGGCAGTCTAGAAAACAAGGTGGGAAATGGTGATCATCAGGAAGTTCTACCTGATGGAATGGACTATTTTGAGGCAATGACTTTGAAGCTACCAGAGACAAAGGTGGAAGAGTGCTGCTGCTATAGAAGTATTGACTACAAAGAGGAAGTGATTGTGACAGCTTCATCACAAAGTCAGCCAAAAAGGGGTCGGCCAAGAAAAGGAAGGCAACAGAGGAAGGACTTCCAAAATGAAATCCTCCCGGGCCTTGCTTCTTTGTCAAGGTGTCAGGTGACTGAGGATCTTCAGGTCATAGGAACACTAATTGGGGCTTCTGCTGATTGCTCCGAAACTAGATCAGTAAGACATGCAGCTAGATTTGGGTTGTCAAGGGGGAAGAGAAGGTGCACCATGTCTGCTTCCACTGTAACAGAGAAAACTGCCGCACAACCATTGAATCACATCGGTATCAAACGGCAATTGGAAAGTGATAAGAGGGGCCTAATTAATTGGGGAGAGGTATCTAGGCGGCGTAGAGGGCAGAGAAATCCGGGTTGCAAGGTATAGAGGGCCTAATGAATGACAGAGACTGTTTTTGCTGCTCTTTAGTGAGCTTTGTGTGAATCATTTGGTTGGTTTTTGTACATGTCCTCCCAACCTTCAGAGTTCATACATGTGGGTGGGTATATAGGCTTGGGTGGATAGAACTCATATAAAGGAAACCATAACagagcatgcatgcatgagagTCCCTCATTTGCAGAATGATATATTCATGTAGTGTTTTTTTTGGCAAAGTGATGTACATGGTAGGACTATGAGAGTTCTTTGTCTCCaatctatatataaaaaaagttaaaattaaaatttttgtCACTCCCAGTAGAGTGAAAACTGGATATAATCGGGCGTGGGGCTAAGCTTTTTAGCTAGGCTGGGTTCGAAATCCCGTTAAAAAAAACGGATATAATtcttacaaaaacaaatgttCAGACGCTATTTTCTTGTGTCCTTGCTGTTTATTTAATCAGTTCTCTCAAGTTACAACACAATAACAAATACATGCATTTttcaaaaaaccaaaaaaaacaaaaaacatgtATTTATCAAACAACCAAGAATAATTTAGAGACttaaagagaaaaatcttGAGCCCCTTGTTCTTGTTGGGTGAAATGGGGACTTTGGAAAGCCTCTTGAAGCAAGTCATGGTCATCCCACGAATCTCTATATGTTTCTAAGCTGGTCATTGAATTTCTTAAGGCAGAAAGGCAAAGCTCTTTCCTCCATTCCTCTAAATGTGGGAATCCAACATGATCTCCATATTTGTCACAATACtgcaaaacaagaaaaagatttAGGCCgctttaaaatatatatatatatatatatatatatatatatatatatgcctacTATATAGATAGATAGCTTAGAATCCAACCTATGCCAATCACTGGTATTGTAAATGATGATAATAATAAAAAGTCTGTAAATGTAGTACAAACAGTTTATTACCAGAGGTAACATACAATTTTACCTCAAAATCAGCAATATCATGAGTACGGTATTTTGGGATGCCAGCAGCATCCCTTGAGTGGTAGAAATCCTTAATGGACTGCATCATTTCCTCCCTTGATGGCAATGGTATTTTCCCAGAGAGCAGTTGAGCTATCCATTTTGCTTGTGACTCAAAGAAAGGGAACCCTATGATCTGGATGGAACAGATGATGAACATGAAAGCTATATCTATGCATATGTTGGGACTTGGGACCAAtttgaaagaagaaaacaaatcagTGAAGAATGTTGGGATCTGTCAATTTGTTACCTGTCTAGGAATGCCAATAAAAGATAAAGAAGGAGCCAGTGAGGGAGGGAAGGTGTGCTCATACAAAGGACCCACTCTGTCATCATCAATAGCTACTATTCCTTTGGTGTCAAGAAATGGGAATGTGTATGAATACCTGCACATAAGTACACACACAACTCACAACCCACTTTGGAACAATTATAAGTTACTCTGTTACTACACTGGGAGTTCTCCATGTCAGTGACTCAGGGTCCACAGAAAATCTCCTAGTCAAGGTCAAGTTTATACAGTTTAGGGCATTGATAGCTTGCATTATAATAATGGTGTCTTCTAAACTGTGTTCTAAAGTGTACAAAGTAGATTTTGGAATTGAACTATACCCGGTGCAGTAGATGATAGTGTCGGCAATTACCCAAGAACCATCCACAAACAGAACCTTTCCATCTTCTTGAAGGGACTCTATCTGCATATGAATTGTGcagtaaaaaatcaaaaacatcaGTCATGCATATAACAAAATTAAGGTTAAATTTAAATGTACTGTCTTAGCACACCATTGCGAGGAAATATGAGAAAATAGTATGGAGGTTTCATTTCGTTCAATGTGATTACTAGTACCTGTGGACGAAGATGCAAAGTTTTATGCTTGGAGATGACCTTGGATAAGCCCTCAGAGATATTGTTCAAGGATCTTGCGCTGAGATATACTGCCTTTGCCACTTCTACTAGCTCCACTGATATGTCTTGACCACTTAGTGAAGTTCCAACCACAACTACAACCTTAAATAATATAGAAATAATATTGAACGTCAAAAGCATGAACTTGAAAGAAGTAATGGATCAATTAACAATGTACAGTATATGAAATACATATATGCCCGTTACCTCATTACAGAAAGGCTTGGGATCCCTGTAAATGTGACTGTGAATTTGCTTCCTCTTCCATGAATCCATTCCTGAACACGATCAAAAGTAATTTATGAAAAGGAAAAGGTGAGATTAACAACAGAATAATTCAGATAGATGTAAGTAAACATATAATGTAACTAGAAATGTTGCATAATAAAGAAATTCACAGGTATATTACGTACCATTAATGGAAGGCAATCTTGGCTGAGAGTAATGGCCAGTGGCAACGACCACAGAATCAAACACATCCTCCATCACAAGCTGGGTCTTCTTCTCCACACTCTTCACAAGCCATTTCAAATCTTGACATCCCGTTACATGATTCAGCATACCCACATAAGCCACCCTAGTGTTGAACCTAATCAAATCCCTCAACCCAAACCGGTCACAGAAGTCTTGAAGATACAAAAGAAGTTCCCTATGCCCAGGAAACCTTCTTATGTCTCTACCCTTTTGAACTGAAAATGGAAAATCAGTGAAACCCATAATCTCTCGAGGAGATGTGAGCCTTAAAGAGGTATAGAGACTACTATGGACTTTCAGATGCTGAGAATCAGTACTAGTTGTAGGACTAGTAGTGTTCCTTCCCAAGGGGTCTTCTCCCTCCACATTTGGGTCATACAGCCATTGACCTCCGACATCATGGTTTTGTTCCAACACCACCACTCTGTGACCTTCTTTCCTCAGCTCTCTTGCAGCAACAAGACCTGAGGGTCCAGCCCCAATTACACACACACTTTTGTATTGGTGCCTCTCAGACACCATTTTTGTGTCAATGGGTTTCCCTTTGGTTGTGtggagtttgatttggtgggGATGTGAGACATTTTGGTGTTGGTGACGAGGGCTTTTATAAGGAAGGTCTTCGTTTACGCAAGCAGCATTGGGATATCTCTttaaaaagaataaaactACGTTCTTTTCCTATATATGAATAATTACTCGAAAATGTAAATTGGTGATCGAATTGGATCTTTTATAATGTATAACCACCTCGATCATAAACTGTTTCATTTTTGGATGCCTACCCACCTAGCTAGTTGATAATTAGTGTATACTACCAAAGCAGGCAGCAATTGCTTATATAGGAACACATATATGTCGAGTACGTGACgactatatattaattaatatcaCCAACTAATCATGCTTTAGTATCAGAacttataaatattaattcttCTTATAACTAGAGATGAGGCTCAAGTGCTCAAGTGCTCAAGTGGCTTGAGATCGATCATGCTTGTAACTGTACTTGAAAAATCAAGAAGGTGACTGAAAGAATCCAACAACATGATTGTTGATAGACAATAGGTTGGTTGCGTGTTATTAAttagatcatatatatatataatagataTTGCATTGATAATTTGCCCCTTGtattttgttgttgaagaTTGCTCAAGTATTTTCCTTCCAATAATGtatgtatatttttttgttcataATGATGTCAGCGATGAATACGGTATTGTAAGTTTGGAAACAGACACACATGAGTGACATGATATAATGAATCAATGCCTTTTTCTGCACGATAATATTAATTATCTGGTGTCTTGCGATTTATGATTCATCAGAAAATCACGGATCGCCAATATATAGTAGCCTCCTCAAGTCCCAACAGCAAAAGGATGCCCTCTTCTTGAAGCTAGGGGAACATGATCAATCATGCATGAAACAATATACATGTTAATTTGTTCAacacattttcctcatttgacTCTCAAACGAAATTTTTCGATCAATTGTGGTCATCATGTCGGGTACAGACAGTTCCTCTTTGATTTCCTTTCCTTCGATCTCACTTTTTACTCCCTGTAATTAGTAAGTAAATCTTAACCCAGTCGAGTAAGAAACCCGTTGGAAAAGAAGATTACATACAATTTGGGTAAATCTATTATATACCAATTAATGTGCATTTTAAGTCTGCAAGTACGTACATGTAAATTATTCATCATCATTCATTTGGATTATATCCTAGCGAGCTAGCAATATTGATACGATTGGTATTTATGTAAAGCTTGCACGGTAAATGTTGGGACCAATTGGATTGTTGGGAGTTGTCTAATTGTTACCTGTCTAGGAATGCCAATAAAAGATAAAGAAGGAGCAAGTGAGGGAGGGAAGGTGTGCTCATACAAAGGACCCACTCTGTCATCATCCATAGCCACTATTCCTTTGGTGTCAAGAAATGGGAATGTGTAAGAGTACCTGCACATAAGTAACCCAACAAGTCGATCACAACCCACTTTGGAACAATTAGAAGTTACTACTGTGGTACTTCTTCATGTCAGGGTTAGTTTAGGGCACTGATAGCTTGCTATTTAATCAATAAATGAGTTTCTATAATGATGTCTTCTAAAGAGTACAAATTAGTTTTTGGAGTGGAACTTTACCGTGTGCAGTAGATGATAGTATCCGCAACTGCCCAAGTTCCATCCACAAACAGAACATTTCTGTCTTCTTGTTAGtagttttcttattttgttgttacttgctgtgttttttt containing:
- the LOC126795931 gene encoding uncharacterized protein LOC126795931, with protein sequence MYQNSGLMELEAHIPSNSFTPVHIPKMNHNSSGNGSGRKHNITSYKEVFKQTMLNQEMIFKEQILDLHRLYGRQRELMDGMTRNELDKHNLGTKALRQTTLSQTSAVYAQKTLDIPACSQVSIIGAENTPSCFVQKRNIQACSYPVQSEGHSGDRGFLKSKCKRSQKNSDLQLPADIIYIDSEEEELIEDGKVSEAAEVSSYPSKKIPKVVCNGDATRGSNSVSNYASSAASLDKGLLDLNYVYKPEKEAAPASDSFEGPTAIKKYSRILLQGTENKQECLSSYNYNAGKFQSSFYSLPRGFYADNSSSSSNSLIKKLKQQEPSSFLHNYQNSLSAMIGVQDFEKNSGSNGDHQSAPSGALMCTSSAQHIPHDYVDNSESSCLAGLRKPIHGFACPPIVIQALPCPDTSVPLSNNCKSSTVRPAVEEERLLLKKHLSSSTKQDGTVSNSCFSNGFDFDINKPGAQPPSISSDNLIRVNDSLVPELHGMTRYAQDSANVDAQKDIDLNFMPPSCSLDVVSQSFQTIGTEKLESYRPHLYYGKTDNGCEDSYQAEVNDLLSERIQGSPTCETPNISGDHYYHVSSSNCHQNSVRDVKNKGAVLLDLNVPYDSVHIKEVELTAGEHVEKSKFKKDGGFGVHIDLNSSIIDVGFGVHFDLNASINEDEFSAISSPSTESLLEVPASPENKERSPPRGISSDGNQVDTPDPMSGQEAPEIKESSPPSVVDDEHQIETSLPSGLDDLEHKDCSQPMDSNETQIETPLSLSEQEDLETKDYTQPLDSTEKQTVTPVLFSGQEVHTEEELFRTAAECLVSISSFVCYTCSERTTCRLTETSSNSLKWFAGLASSVLGSLENKVGNGDHQEVLPDGMDYFEAMTLKLPETKVEECCCYRSIDYKEEVIVTASSQSQPKRGRPRKGRQQRKDFQNEILPGLASLSRCQVTEDLQVIGTLIGASADCSETRSVRHAARFGLSRGKRRCTMSASTVTEKTAAQPLNHIGIKRQLESDKRGLINWGEVSRRRRGQRNPGCKV
- the LOC126795933 gene encoding flavin-containing monooxygenase FMO GS-OX-like 9 encodes the protein MVSERHQYKSVCVIGAGPSGLVAARELRKEGHRVVVLEQNHDVGGQWLYDPNVEGEDPLGRNTTSPTTSTDSQHLKVHSSLYTSLRLTSPREIMGFTDFPFSVQKGRDIRRFPGHRELLLYLQDFCDRFGLRDLIRFNTRVAYVGMLNHVTGCQDLKWLVKSVEKKTQLVMEDVFDSVVVATGHYSQPRLPSINGMDSWKRKQIHSHIYRDPKPFCNEVVVVVGTSLSGQDISVELVEVAKAVYLSARSLNNISEGLSKVISKHKTLHLRPQIESLQEDGKVLFVDGSWVIADTIIYCTGYSYTFPFLDTKGIVAIDDDRVGPLYEHTFPPSLAPSLSFIGIPRQIIGFPFFESQAKWIAQLLSGKIPLPSREEMMQSIKDFYHSRDAAGIPKYRTHDIADFEYCDKYGDHVGFPHLEEWRKELCLSALRNSMTSLETYRDSWDDHDLLQEAFQSPHFTQQEQGAQDFSL